In one Drosophila pseudoobscura strain MV-25-SWS-2005 chromosome X, UCI_Dpse_MV25, whole genome shotgun sequence genomic region, the following are encoded:
- the LOC4815113 gene encoding RNA polymerase-associated protein Rtf1, producing MNSKAKPSLRIEKSRRPISEIAQELRRLKASPLRIDDEKELPKPSVSDRPVKRLEQLEPVRLTRHRITQLLVRPAFEQAVTSCFVRVNVNGQGEQPEYRIAEIVGVEELGLGYFVDGIPTNITLRLRYNSVPMLHELNDISNMAFSLPEFQLWCDYCVNQGISPPTNSVIARKKIELYNALQSEAKALALIKQTCTLNMRPAHRGGILERHGATYPWRLQRPREATLSTPKPPSNQDVELNLESESD from the coding sequence ATGAACAGTAAAGCCAAACCGAGTCTGAGAATTGAGAAGAGTCGTCGTCCCATCTCGGAGATCGCACAAGAGCTGAGACGTCTGAAGGCGTCGCCCTTGCGCATTGATGACGAGAAGGAGTTGCCAAAGCCATCAGTGAGCGACAGGCCAGTGAAGAGACTGGAACAGCTGGAGCCGGTGAGACTGACCCGGCACCGCATCACCCAGCTGCTGGTGCGTCCGGCCTTTGAGCAGGCGGTGACCAGCTGCTTTGTGCGCGTCAACGTCAACGGGCAGGGCGAGCAGCCAGAGTACCGCATAGCTGAGATCGTGGGCGTCGAGGAGCTGGGGCTTGGCTACTTTGTTGATGGGATACCCACCAATATCACGCTGCGACTGCGGTACAATTCTGTGCCTATGCTCCACGAGCTGAACGACATTTCCAACATGGCCTTCAGCCTCCCGGAGTTCCAGCTGTGGTGCGACTATTGCGTCAACCAGGGAATCAGTCCACCCACCAACAGCGTCATTGCACGCAAGAAAATCGAGTTATATAATGCCCTCCAAAGCGAAGCCAAGGCCCTGGCCCTCATCAAGCAAACCTGCACTCTGAACATGCGACCCGCTCACCGAGGTGGCATTCTCGAGCGTCACGGCGCCACCTATCCCTGGCGCTTGCAACGTCCAAGAGAGGCAACACTTTCCACTCCCAAGCCGCCGTCGAATCAGGATGTGGAACTAAacttggagtcggagtcggattAG